In the genome of Halobacterium noricense, one region contains:
- a CDS encoding FKBP-type peptidyl-prolyl cis-trans isomerase, which translates to MPIATGDAVTFEYTGRLEDGTVFDTSREVVAEEAGLTDAELDREYTPLTIDVGTHQVIEGMENGLIGLEEGEAATIEIPPEEAYGKWDEADVQEFDTAELEEMIGGQTPEEGGYLEAENGRQGEIVHVDDETTRVDFNHELAGKPLAFDVEILDVN; encoded by the coding sequence ATGCCAATCGCCACCGGAGACGCCGTGACGTTCGAGTACACTGGCCGCCTCGAAGACGGCACCGTCTTCGACACCTCACGGGAAGTCGTCGCCGAGGAAGCCGGACTCACCGATGCGGAACTGGACCGCGAGTACACACCGCTGACAATCGACGTCGGAACCCACCAGGTCATCGAAGGGATGGAGAATGGGCTGATTGGATTGGAAGAGGGAGAGGCTGCGACTATCGAAATCCCGCCCGAAGAAGCGTACGGCAAGTGGGACGAGGCGGACGTTCAGGAGTTCGACACCGCCGAACTCGAAGAAATGATCGGCGGGCAGACGCCCGAGGAGGGTGGCTATCTCGAAGCGGAGAACGGCCGGCAGGGAGAAATCGTCCACGTCGACGACGAAACCACGCGCGTGGACTTCAATCACGAACTCGCCGGGAAACCACTCGCCTTCGACGTAGAGATTCTCGACGTCAACTGA
- a CDS encoding DUF7260 family protein, translating into MSNTGSERNPQYFVHSLQQHVLAPLSTAERRLERERAEVNAEQDAFEAFRERLEGIDPAPSTPPDRATRIANRASTTDRVDCVRTAYRETVLSMPHYDDAYDESLAEHLAGEFGPEVAEGVRPESSVSFTAAYKHALVGAAAEAVRRREHFLATLQREARSLESARTDLEDVFAALDTTIIPDWHCESFTEQLDAVAQCRQQTIQRRDSVPRFDEHSLCTYLYDDEPWTYPVLTAVARTREAVSLERSTGPGTTNSARG; encoded by the coding sequence ATGAGCAACACGGGCAGCGAACGGAACCCGCAGTACTTCGTGCACTCCCTCCAGCAGCACGTGCTCGCGCCGCTGTCGACGGCCGAGCGCCGCCTCGAACGGGAGCGTGCCGAAGTGAACGCCGAACAGGACGCATTCGAGGCGTTCCGCGAGCGCCTGGAGGGCATCGACCCGGCACCGTCGACCCCACCGGACCGGGCGACGCGAATCGCGAATCGCGCGTCGACGACCGACAGGGTCGACTGCGTTCGTACTGCCTACCGCGAGACCGTCCTGAGCATGCCACACTACGACGACGCGTACGACGAGTCGCTCGCGGAGCACCTCGCCGGCGAGTTCGGCCCGGAAGTCGCTGAGGGCGTTCGGCCCGAGTCGTCGGTGTCGTTCACTGCGGCGTACAAGCACGCGCTCGTGGGGGCAGCGGCGGAAGCCGTGCGCAGACGCGAGCACTTCCTTGCAACGCTCCAGAGGGAAGCGCGGTCACTTGAGTCGGCGCGGACGGACCTCGAGGACGTCTTCGCCGCGCTGGACACGACGATAATTCCGGACTGGCACTGTGAGTCGTTCACGGAACAGCTCGACGCCGTCGCGCAGTGCCGCCAGCAGACGATTCAGCGACGGGACTCTGTTCCCCGCTTCGACGAGCACTCCCTGTGTACGTACCTCTACGATGACGAACCGTGGACGTACCCGGTGTTGACGGCGGTCGCGCGGACGCGGGAAGCCGTTAGTCTCGAACGCTCGACCGGCCCGGGAACCACGAACTCCGCCCGCGGCTGA
- a CDS encoding FAD-dependent oxidoreductase, translating into MDGNVDSVAIVGGGDVGLLTALSIRQMNPDVDVSVVDDFRQEIPQVGKSTYREIQNILHGSLDIDEHQFISEVKPIWKASVFFRDWCDRPSFQYPFDPPDKYPNADTPNAVEHYYHHYDELYDSPDHLTRDEQIVAQGKSPWYYGPDGDLDRYDKVAYHLDTKRFNTFLRKLCHSRDISLVDDEITAVETTGQRIDGVRSTQHRYDADLYVDATGFNRVLRREQDVEFREFEFPLDAALNVRIDRPLSDVVPATVIETGDHGWFWQIDTYDDRDLGYVFASEYVDEETAMTEFREFITEVSPTGARSGADVAEADVDRYDFESGYYDRAWVANCLTIGNAEGFVEPLQSTALTANASLAVQFSNLLSSHGRVVDDAIRDAFNASVRRTWESIHDFIGIHYEYASGDTEFWEAMQSLDVSPRIDQITEEFDRYGYNWNVDVEDASHLAELKVFALPDFYTVMRNMGATSEFYETNDFEVSDDVVDERDRFYRQTKRQAANDHLTVEELYRGIMDF; encoded by the coding sequence ATGGACGGGAACGTAGACAGCGTAGCTATCGTGGGCGGCGGCGACGTCGGACTGCTGACCGCGCTCAGCATCCGCCAGATGAACCCGGACGTGGACGTCTCGGTCGTCGACGACTTCCGGCAGGAGATCCCGCAGGTCGGCAAGAGCACGTACCGGGAGATTCAGAACATCCTCCACGGCTCGCTCGACATCGACGAACACCAGTTCATCTCGGAGGTGAAGCCGATCTGGAAGGCGTCGGTGTTCTTCCGCGACTGGTGTGACCGGCCGTCCTTCCAGTACCCCTTCGACCCGCCGGACAAGTACCCCAACGCGGACACGCCCAACGCCGTCGAACACTACTACCACCACTACGACGAGCTCTACGACAGCCCCGACCACCTGACGCGGGACGAGCAAATCGTCGCGCAGGGCAAGTCGCCGTGGTACTACGGGCCCGACGGCGACCTCGACAGATACGACAAGGTCGCCTACCACCTCGACACGAAACGGTTCAACACGTTCCTCCGGAAACTCTGCCACTCCCGCGACATCTCGCTCGTCGACGACGAAATCACCGCCGTCGAGACGACCGGCCAGCGAATCGACGGTGTCCGCAGCACCCAACACCGGTACGACGCGGACCTCTACGTCGACGCGACGGGGTTCAACCGTGTCCTCCGGCGCGAGCAGGACGTCGAATTCCGCGAGTTCGAGTTCCCACTCGACGCGGCGCTCAACGTCCGCATCGACCGGCCGCTGTCGGACGTCGTCCCCGCAACCGTCATCGAGACGGGCGACCACGGGTGGTTCTGGCAAATCGACACCTACGACGACCGCGACCTCGGGTACGTATTCGCCTCCGAGTACGTCGACGAGGAGACCGCCATGACCGAGTTCCGTGAGTTCATCACCGAAGTGTCCCCCACGGGCGCTAGGAGTGGGGCAGACGTCGCGGAGGCGGACGTCGACAGGTACGACTTCGAGTCCGGGTACTACGACCGGGCGTGGGTAGCTAACTGTCTGACCATCGGGAACGCCGAGGGGTTCGTCGAGCCGTTGCAGTCGACCGCGCTCACCGCCAACGCCTCGCTCGCGGTGCAGTTCTCGAATCTGTTGTCCTCGCACGGCCGAGTCGTCGACGACGCGATTCGGGACGCATTCAACGCGTCGGTCCGCCGTACCTGGGAGTCCATCCACGACTTCATCGGCATCCACTACGAGTACGCCTCGGGCGACACGGAGTTCTGGGAGGCGATGCAGTCGCTGGACGTCAGCCCACGTATCGACCAGATTACCGAGGAGTTCGACCGGTACGGCTACAACTGGAACGTCGACGTCGAGGACGCCTCCCACCTCGCGGAGCTCAAGGTCTTCGCGCTCCCCGACTTCTACACGGTCATGCGTAACATGGGCGCGACCTCGGAGTTCTACGAGACGAACGACTTCGAAGTGAGCGACGACGTCGTCGACGAGCGCGACCGGTTCTACCGGCAGACGAAACGGCAAGCCGCGAACGACCACCTGACGGTCGAGGAACTGTACCGCGGCATCATGGACTTCTAG
- a CDS encoding rubrerythrin-like domain-containing protein has protein sequence MRDVTQNSGEESPYECFDCGNVIVSENNPGKCPDCAGAMRNRQTPLE, from the coding sequence ATGAGAGACGTAACCCAGAATTCCGGCGAAGAGTCGCCCTACGAGTGCTTCGACTGCGGGAACGTCATCGTGTCCGAAAACAATCCTGGGAAGTGCCCAGACTGTGCCGGAGCGATGAGAAATCGACAAACACCACTCGAATAA
- a CDS encoding polysaccharide deacetylase family protein, which yields MNAYLTIDDAPSETLGAKLDALDAHDVPAVLFCEGRRLDDYPALAERAVEAGYHLGNHTYSHPYASDSSVEAFEQELARTERRIDAVYDRTSVTRPARLFRFPYGDDGGDHAELFQQILDDYGFTGPNGAATGERPRFDWSWTLDAEDWETDDVAELRARFETALSEAGDGDEIVLFHDAGNSPELFEAFVGWLDDSDLDLADPLDLIR from the coding sequence ATGAACGCATACCTCACCATCGACGATGCGCCCTCGGAGACGCTGGGCGCGAAACTCGACGCACTGGACGCACACGACGTCCCCGCAGTGCTCTTCTGTGAGGGGCGGCGACTCGACGACTACCCGGCGCTCGCCGAGCGCGCCGTCGAAGCCGGCTACCACCTCGGCAACCACACGTACTCGCACCCGTACGCGTCCGACAGCTCCGTCGAGGCGTTCGAGCAGGAGCTCGCGCGCACCGAGCGACGCATCGACGCCGTCTACGACCGCACGAGCGTCACGCGCCCCGCGCGCCTGTTCCGCTTCCCCTACGGAGACGACGGCGGCGACCACGCCGAACTCTTCCAGCAAATCCTCGACGACTACGGATTCACGGGTCCAAACGGGGCCGCGACCGGAGAACGTCCGCGCTTCGACTGGTCGTGGACCCTCGACGCCGAAGACTGGGAAACCGACGACGTCGCGGAGCTGCGAGCGCGCTTCGAGACCGCTCTCAGCGAAGCCGGCGACGGGGACGAAATCGTCCTGTTCCACGACGCCGGGAACTCGCCCGAACTGTTCGAGGCGTTCGTCGGCTGGCTCGACGACAGCGACCTCGACCTCGCGGACCCGCTCGACCTGATTCGGTGA
- a CDS encoding GAF domain-containing protein has protein sequence MNSSTKPVLDTSRIVVVGDTDWTTVVAESLREQTNASVSVVRTLAAAHDAVVGTNVDCIITEYDLQDATGIDLVETIRKRNATVPIMLGSANGSETIASEAIKAGITDYIAVREPVEEFLDDVIGRIEQSIRTAQRTTMQRERARQFDAIFHDTRAATWVLNPDGTLVRVNETAREMANIDVDEVIGDVFWTLPWWATESDASADMHRLVDAARSGEFGHAVVTRDGVTSDHVIELSVQPVTDEHGSLVSIVVDGVDISDRVDLERELRRSEELHRVTLNNMTDTVLITDEDGDYTYVCPNVHFIFGYTAGEIQDLGTIEELLGDDLFDREELAENGVLKNIECTATDKAGREHTLLVNVREVSIQDGELLYSCRDITKRKQREQALATLQETARDFLYAETHQEIAQHVVDDTQEVLGLDASAVYLFDADDNHLQPAAHSQAMRDAHGPLPTVHANGQDLTSYSFVEDEPLFFGDIHDADRLKNPATGLRSAAYIPLGNHGVFFVGSTEVGVFDDVTKELADLLAATAEAALDRVSRESRLREQDRELQQQNDQLTTLNRINETIREIDQALLRAETREEIDHTVCERLTAGDRFQFAWVGTVDETTDAVTPQAWAGVDHGYLDSQSFPIQPKHVEPAGQAAATGEVTLVSNVAADLRDASWRKDALARDFLSVLSIPLVYNDLTYGVLTVYAETPDAFDETVRTVLGELGETIAAAISASERKRALLTTSLTRAEYTVDAPAFVLSQLAAAAECTIIYEGGVQQTADGNHVFVTVENASVEAVVDAAGELVVIDDVERIRGGETGGVIRLRLSQPFLATELADHGAILRTATVSPQATSLVVDVPGSVDTRHITQFITDRYGEVALTSKQTREQASEHGFYASVLDQVTDRQLEVLETAYYSGFFETPRQATGEDVADSLGISPQAFYQHIRSVQGKLFAALVDDHVPVASAHGDR, from the coding sequence ATGAACTCATCAACGAAACCCGTGCTCGATACGTCGAGAATCGTTGTCGTCGGTGACACGGACTGGACAACTGTAGTGGCGGAATCGCTACGAGAACAAACGAACGCATCTGTCAGCGTCGTGCGAACGCTGGCAGCCGCACACGATGCTGTCGTCGGGACGAATGTCGATTGTATCATCACTGAGTACGACCTGCAGGATGCGACAGGCATCGATCTAGTCGAAACAATCCGAAAGAGAAACGCGACCGTCCCCATCATGCTGGGGTCGGCCAACGGTAGCGAAACGATCGCAAGCGAGGCAATCAAGGCAGGTATCACCGATTATATCGCTGTCCGAGAGCCAGTTGAGGAATTCCTTGATGACGTAATCGGACGCATCGAACAGTCGATTCGGACGGCCCAACGAACGACGATGCAACGCGAGCGCGCCCGTCAATTCGATGCCATCTTCCACGATACTCGGGCCGCAACCTGGGTCCTCAATCCCGATGGGACACTCGTTCGAGTGAACGAGACCGCGCGAGAGATGGCCAATATCGACGTCGACGAAGTAATCGGCGACGTATTCTGGACACTGCCGTGGTGGGCGACCGAATCGGATGCCAGCGCAGATATGCATCGTCTCGTGGATGCAGCTCGAAGCGGCGAGTTCGGCCATGCGGTTGTCACCCGCGATGGTGTCACAAGTGACCATGTCATCGAGCTATCCGTCCAACCGGTTACTGACGAGCACGGCAGCCTCGTCTCCATCGTCGTCGACGGGGTGGACATCTCCGATCGCGTCGACCTCGAACGTGAACTCCGTCGGTCCGAGGAACTCCATCGCGTCACCCTCAACAACATGACCGACACCGTCCTCATCACTGACGAGGACGGCGACTACACGTACGTCTGCCCGAACGTTCATTTCATCTTCGGCTACACCGCCGGCGAAATCCAGGACCTCGGAACGATCGAGGAACTGCTCGGAGATGACCTCTTCGACCGTGAGGAACTCGCTGAGAACGGCGTCCTGAAGAACATCGAATGTACCGCAACCGACAAAGCTGGCCGCGAGCACACGCTGCTAGTCAACGTTCGAGAGGTCTCCATTCAGGATGGGGAACTCCTGTACAGTTGCCGGGACATCACAAAGCGCAAGCAGCGTGAACAAGCCCTCGCCACACTTCAGGAGACCGCACGAGACTTCCTCTACGCCGAAACCCATCAGGAGATCGCCCAACACGTCGTCGACGACACGCAAGAAGTACTGGGCCTCGATGCAAGCGCAGTCTACCTCTTTGACGCCGACGACAACCACCTCCAGCCGGCTGCTCACTCGCAAGCGATGCGAGACGCCCACGGACCACTCCCGACTGTACATGCCAACGGCCAGGACCTCACGAGTTACAGCTTCGTCGAGGACGAACCCCTGTTCTTCGGCGATATCCACGATGCTGACCGACTCAAGAATCCTGCGACTGGCCTCCGCAGCGCGGCGTACATCCCGTTGGGGAACCACGGCGTATTCTTTGTTGGGTCGACGGAAGTCGGCGTCTTCGACGACGTGACGAAGGAACTTGCGGACTTGCTCGCCGCGACCGCGGAGGCAGCGCTGGACCGCGTCAGCCGCGAATCCCGGCTCCGCGAGCAGGACCGTGAGCTCCAACAACAGAACGACCAGCTCACTACTCTCAACCGAATCAACGAGACGATTCGCGAAATCGACCAGGCGCTCCTCCGGGCGGAAACCCGTGAGGAAATCGACCATACAGTCTGTGAGCGGCTCACTGCCGGCGACCGCTTCCAGTTCGCGTGGGTTGGGACAGTCGACGAAACAACTGACGCGGTCACCCCGCAGGCATGGGCGGGCGTCGATCATGGCTATCTCGACAGTCAGTCCTTCCCTATCCAGCCCAAACACGTCGAACCAGCCGGGCAGGCCGCAGCGACCGGCGAGGTCACGTTGGTGTCGAACGTCGCTGCCGACCTCCGGGACGCGTCGTGGCGCAAAGACGCTCTCGCTCGTGACTTCCTGTCCGTGTTGAGCATCCCGCTCGTGTATAATGACCTCACGTACGGCGTCTTAACGGTTTACGCGGAAACACCCGATGCGTTCGACGAAACAGTCCGTACCGTGTTAGGAGAACTCGGCGAAACAATTGCTGCAGCCATCAGCGCAAGCGAGCGCAAACGTGCGTTACTCACGACGTCGCTGACACGAGCAGAGTACACCGTCGATGCACCGGCGTTCGTACTCTCACAGCTTGCAGCTGCTGCCGAATGTACGATCATCTACGAGGGCGGCGTCCAACAGACTGCCGACGGGAATCACGTCTTCGTTACTGTTGAGAATGCGTCCGTCGAAGCCGTCGTCGATGCAGCCGGGGAACTTGTCGTCATCGACGACGTCGAGCGGATTCGTGGTGGTGAAACTGGTGGTGTGATTCGACTTCGGCTCTCGCAACCGTTCCTCGCGACAGAGTTAGCTGACCACGGTGCAATTCTCCGAACAGCGACGGTGTCGCCGCAAGCGACGTCACTGGTCGTCGACGTGCCGGGAAGCGTCGATACCAGACATATCACACAGTTCATTACGGATCGCTACGGTGAGGTCGCGCTCACGTCGAAGCAGACCCGCGAGCAAGCTTCCGAACACGGGTTCTACGCGTCCGTTCTCGACCAAGTTACTGACCGACAACTGGAGGTCTTGGAGACTGCGTACTACAGCGGGTTCTTCGAGACGCCACGGCAAGCCACCGGCGAGGACGTTGCTGATTCTCTGGGAATTTCGCCGCAGGCGTTCTACCAGCACATCCGGTCGGTCCAAGGGAAGCTCTTCGCGGCGCTTGTCGACGACCACGTTCCGGTTGCGTCAGCGCACGGTGATCGCTGA
- a CDS encoding ABC transporter substrate-binding protein: MSADDGSDRYNHAVSRRKILSVAGASGLAALAGCSGGGAESDPTEEPGSGSTDSSDSDGPQVYDATYNDAYNGNPADLHFNTSGIQNYRWPAGRSVFAPFLKYSFTTNEFLLGALSDLNVDGTEVTLTFRDDLMWDNGDEWTTEDFDVQLQLGKKTGSSIWGYLDDYEIVDDKTAVLHLTDATNPRIIKFELTNYLVDTKAETHEQFLDKDASEFLQWAWEEPVASGMFSFVNKDRQAFEFERNEDFYNADNVNFQTHLIENTGGATAQHQALMAGDHIDGAMSAFAPQEIAEQFADNVVEVNIPAKWGYGIVFNHNDEHFGKRNVRQAVAHVINRQSLVKNAGPRTKFVTETPCGIAPKDQEYWLDDMQDSFETYGPESQNTEEATQLLEDAGYSKQGGTWKDDSGNTIGGDYFSPAGWSDWTTMTQTVVSQLNDFGFDFSISTLPTNDWFSQYSDSNFAMGSLYWLPGGSRSSFPYFPLYYQLWESEIGGGHNYREAAQSEQTIPGPDGGEMSLTPLDEVEQIAQQPDDESAREYVQRAAWHNHIELPFLGLVSKYEQSWTTDDEWTVASEDNPNRKVKWPQFWWVHEGDLQYNG; this comes from the coding sequence ATGTCAGCAGACGACGGAAGCGACAGATATAACCACGCGGTCAGCCGACGAAAGATACTATCCGTGGCCGGAGCGTCCGGGCTCGCGGCACTCGCCGGGTGTAGCGGTGGCGGTGCCGAATCCGACCCAACCGAGGAACCGGGGTCGGGAAGCACAGACTCGTCCGATTCGGACGGCCCGCAGGTCTACGATGCCACGTACAACGACGCGTACAACGGTAACCCAGCCGACCTGCACTTCAACACGTCCGGGATTCAGAACTACCGGTGGCCGGCGGGCCGCTCGGTGTTCGCACCGTTCCTGAAATACTCGTTCACCACCAACGAATTCCTCCTGGGTGCACTCTCCGACCTGAACGTCGACGGTACGGAGGTCACACTGACGTTCCGCGACGACCTGATGTGGGACAACGGCGACGAGTGGACCACCGAAGACTTCGACGTCCAGCTCCAGTTAGGGAAGAAGACGGGGAGTTCGATCTGGGGCTACCTCGACGACTACGAAATCGTCGACGACAAGACGGCCGTACTACACCTCACGGATGCCACGAACCCGCGGATCATCAAATTCGAACTGACGAACTACCTCGTGGACACGAAGGCCGAAACCCACGAGCAGTTCCTCGACAAGGACGCCTCGGAGTTCCTGCAGTGGGCGTGGGAGGAACCCGTCGCGAGCGGCATGTTCTCGTTCGTCAACAAGGACCGGCAGGCCTTCGAGTTCGAGCGCAACGAGGACTTCTACAACGCCGACAACGTCAACTTCCAGACGCACCTCATCGAGAACACCGGCGGTGCGACGGCGCAACACCAGGCGCTCATGGCCGGCGACCACATCGACGGCGCGATGAGCGCGTTCGCCCCACAGGAGATTGCCGAACAGTTCGCGGACAACGTCGTCGAGGTCAACATTCCGGCGAAGTGGGGGTACGGCATCGTCTTCAACCACAACGACGAGCACTTCGGCAAACGGAACGTTCGCCAGGCCGTCGCCCACGTCATCAACCGCCAGTCGCTGGTCAAAAACGCCGGCCCGCGCACGAAATTCGTGACGGAGACGCCGTGCGGTATCGCGCCGAAAGACCAGGAGTACTGGCTGGACGACATGCAGGACTCCTTCGAAACGTACGGCCCCGAGTCCCAGAACACCGAAGAGGCCACTCAGCTCCTCGAAGACGCCGGCTACTCCAAGCAGGGCGGGACGTGGAAAGACGACAGCGGCAACACCATCGGCGGCGACTACTTCTCCCCCGCGGGATGGAGTGACTGGACGACGATGACCCAGACGGTGGTCAGTCAGCTCAACGACTTCGGCTTCGACTTCTCCATCAGTACGCTGCCGACCAACGACTGGTTCAGTCAGTACTCGGACAGCAACTTCGCGATGGGGTCGCTGTACTGGCTGCCGGGCGGGTCGCGGTCGTCGTTCCCGTACTTCCCACTGTACTACCAGCTCTGGGAGTCGGAGATCGGCGGCGGTCACAACTACCGCGAGGCTGCTCAATCCGAGCAGACGATTCCGGGGCCCGACGGCGGCGAAATGTCCCTGACACCGCTGGACGAGGTCGAGCAGATCGCCCAACAGCCCGACGACGAATCTGCCCGTGAGTACGTCCAGCGGGCGGCGTGGCACAACCACATCGAGCTACCGTTCCTGGGACTGGTCTCGAAGTACGAGCAGTCGTGGACGACCGACGACGAGTGGACGGTCGCCAGCGAGGACAACCCGAACCGGAAAGTGAAGTGGCCGCAGTTCTGGTGGGTCCACGAGGGCGACCTCCAGTACAACGGCTGA
- a CDS encoding phosphoenolpyruvate carboxykinase (ATP) has protein sequence MVGLKSVPKPTEYPDPETAEHVTYNPSLDALREFSSALETTTEFGAPAYVSEHRSRSADRTENAVDADFDGEDFTVFEEGLDWVTDPSNDVICVDRVVGRHPDSSYVCRLYLPKAYGRIALSWAKLLEPAEGTEPDFVTVQLPDATDEPKIRVHPETGVTTVLGSDYTGEAKKSFLRLFMLRAKEQGGLGLHAGSKRVTLHDDQGHRDVGQLFLGLSGTGKSTLTSHGLWLDDPEGVEMIQDDVCALLPSGTVAGSEGGGLYIKTIGLDGDEQPELYDAATDESAVLENVAVDDDGTVHFDEPRHGRNARAVVQRDHLESSADDIDLESVDQVFFITRNPLMPPVARLSNEQAAVAFMLGESIETSAGDPTKAGESIRVVGTNPFIVGSEGKEGNRFRDLIADLDVECYVINTGAVGTDDPADVGVEETVSILEGVARGNIDWTYDEALDLTVPGSVPGMDIKQFSVPDRVEDFDAAQANLREERLTYLDQFDDLDDDIRDATY, from the coding sequence ATGGTAGGTCTCAAAAGCGTCCCGAAGCCGACAGAGTATCCGGACCCCGAAACAGCCGAGCACGTCACGTACAACCCGTCACTGGACGCGCTCCGCGAGTTCTCCTCGGCGCTGGAGACGACGACCGAATTCGGTGCCCCAGCGTACGTCAGCGAGCACCGCTCGCGCAGCGCCGACCGAACCGAGAATGCCGTTGACGCCGACTTCGACGGTGAGGACTTCACCGTCTTCGAGGAGGGCCTGGACTGGGTGACCGACCCCAGCAACGACGTGATTTGTGTCGACCGCGTCGTCGGCCGCCACCCCGACTCCTCGTACGTCTGCCGGCTCTACCTCCCCAAGGCGTACGGCCGTATCGCACTCTCCTGGGCAAAACTCCTCGAACCAGCCGAGGGCACAGAGCCCGACTTCGTTACCGTTCAACTTCCCGATGCCACCGACGAGCCGAAGATTCGCGTCCACCCTGAAACAGGCGTCACGACCGTGCTGGGTAGCGACTACACGGGCGAGGCGAAGAAGTCGTTCCTCCGCTTGTTCATGCTGCGCGCGAAAGAGCAGGGCGGGCTCGGCCTCCACGCCGGCAGCAAACGCGTCACCCTCCACGACGACCAGGGCCACCGCGACGTCGGCCAACTCTTCCTCGGCCTCTCTGGAACCGGAAAATCGACGCTGACCAGCCACGGCCTCTGGCTTGACGATCCTGAAGGGGTCGAGATGATTCAGGACGACGTCTGCGCACTTCTGCCTTCGGGGACTGTCGCCGGCAGTGAGGGCGGTGGGCTCTACATCAAAACCATCGGCCTCGACGGCGACGAGCAGCCCGAACTCTACGATGCAGCAACCGACGAGAGCGCTGTCTTGGAGAACGTGGCTGTCGACGACGACGGTACGGTCCACTTCGACGAACCGCGCCACGGCCGCAACGCACGCGCCGTCGTCCAGCGCGACCATCTCGAAAGCTCCGCGGACGACATCGACCTCGAGAGCGTCGACCAAGTATTCTTCATCACGCGGAATCCGCTGATGCCGCCGGTCGCCCGCCTCAGCAACGAGCAGGCCGCCGTCGCGTTCATGCTCGGCGAATCCATCGAAACCAGCGCCGGCGACCCCACCAAAGCAGGGGAATCCATCCGCGTCGTCGGCACCAACCCATTCATCGTCGGCTCCGAAGGCAAGGAGGGCAACCGCTTCCGCGACCTCATCGCGGACCTCGACGTCGAGTGCTACGTCATCAACACCGGCGCCGTCGGCACTGACGACCCTGCCGACGTCGGCGTCGAGGAAACCGTTTCAATCCTCGAGGGCGTCGCTCGCGGCAACATCGACTGGACGTACGACGAGGCGCTCGACCTCACTGTCCCCGGTAGCGTGCCGGGCATGGACATCAAGCAGTTCAGCGTTCCCGATCGCGTCGAGGACTTCGACGCTGCGCAGGCCAACCTACGCGAGGAACGGCTGACCTACCTCGACCAGTTCGACGACCTCGACGACGACATCCGCGACGCAACCTACTGA